The DNA sequence CTGCAATCATCTTCTGTTAAAAGTAGTTCTACGATATGTGAAGTAGATGAAACAAGTTTGTAAAGTGGATAAGAGATCACCTTAACTACACAAAGGATATCAAAACGTGAGATGATGGGATCAGTCAGCTCAACATTTTGTGACAAGGTTTTTGAAGAGTCATACCTGGAAAGAGATGTTCTGTAATTGTTAAGAGTGGTAAAGAGAAAAGCTTAAGAAGACAGGAAAAGAGATGGGGACCTGTCACTTTGGATGATTGACTCACTTCATTCCCAAATAATATGAAATGTTCCATTGCTAACTATACCCATTATTTCCTCATGATTCAATCGTGAGTGTACTTGCATACCTTCCTCCAATTGGATTTGCAGCAGCAATGACAGAGCAACGAGCTTGTAGAGATGTGACAATCCCAGCCTTTGATATGCTAATGCTCTGCTGTTCCATTGCTTCGTGGATACTCACTCTgatcaagaaggaaaaaatttaaGCTCAATTGATAAAAACATTACAAAGCCAAAAGTGATATATATAGAGTTCTTACCTGTCCTGATCATTCATCTTGTCGAACTCATCAATAAGACAGATCCCTCTATCAGCTAGGACAAGGGCTCCTCCTTCAAGGGTCCACTCCCGTGTGACAGGGTCCTTGTGCACAGCAGCTGTTAGTCCAACAGCAGAAGCTCCTTTGCCAGTTGTATACACAGCCCTCTGCCCTGTTTTTTCTACGTACCTTAGAACAATAACTTTAAAGATTAGTTGAGTGATTAGCAACATAAACTAGTTGTGACAAAGTCAGGGTGCTCATACTTGAGGAACTGTGACTTGGCCGTTCCCGGGTCTCCAAGGAGGAGTACATTTATGTCTCCTCGCAACCGATGTTTCCCTTCAACATTCTTCTCCTGACCTCCAAACATTGCTAGAGCAATTGCTGTTTTTATATCCTCATGGCCATAGATAGATGGTGCAATGGACTTGACAATctaatcatttagcattgacaAAAATATGATCTGATCAATAATCATAGAGCTTTTCCCTAACAGAATTTCTAGAAAGTACATACCAATTAGTTATTAGATATAAAGGAAAGTAACAAACCCTTTCTCCAATCCTAGGGTCCTTGGCCAACTTTTCAAtctcttctttgtcttcttgGGTGAGTTTGTAAGCTGAAAAGAGATCTTGTTTTTTGGTTACATAGTTTGCTTCAACCACAGTGGCAAAAACAGGAAACCCATTTTTTGTGTTTAAAGATAAGTCAAAGTTGTTCGTGTATATGCCTGTGACCTCCTGCAAGATATTGCATGGTACGGATAAATAAGGTGGCACTCACTCAGACCTAGCAGCATAAACTATAAGGTCATAAGGAGAGTTCTATACAATTTCTTCCCCAGGGCGTGCACAGTCAATTAGATCATTCAAGAGAATCACTTCCTTGTATCTTGGAAGTCGACCTGCAGGGACAATTCCAGGGCTTTCCTGAAGGGTGAGCTTTTGATAGTTCCTGTAGATTGTCTGCATTGAAGATGTAAAGACAAATTGGATACTTATATAAACTGTTTGTGTTTATCCATATGGAAAAGCTCCAAGGAAACTCACCTGCTCAATGTTAACGGTGAATGGACCTTTGGATTGGCATTCAGGACAAGATCCCACCTTGACTTCTGAATATGAGTTCTGGAAGAATGGCCCAAGAACTGCACCACATTTGTTGCAGTCATACTTCACCTGCTGCAACTGGGGGAAAACCCCGGTTCGTCGGGTTACAACTCCTCCAATACGAATCATGGTATTCAAATGGATCTGCCTGAAGTGTACCAAGGATATAAAATACAATACAGGGTTAGGTAACCTGAGGAATGGACCAAGGGATTCAAGTGTATATGGTCTATGAGAGATCTCCAACATCACCTTATGTTGCGTATCTGATCATATACAGGTAAGTTGGTTATCCGAACATATATCTTTTGATGAATATTCTTGTAGTTAGGGTGTAGATCAAACACAACATTTTTGGCAACTTCTTCCATGACCTCCAAGACAGACTGGGGAGCATCAGCCAGCCAGATGGCAATGTTGGGATGAATGTAGATGAATTGCTTGTAATCAATCTCCAAGCTACAGCCATCAGCTAAAGAGAGGAAAGCACAAACAGAATTAAGTACTTTATGTGCATGAAGAAAATTAACATGTAAATCACAACATTTTTCAAGAATGATCTAGTGGAGAGCCAAAAGTAGAATGTTTCACCTAAGACCATCTCATTTATCAGCCGCACATATTCAAAATCCCCTTGCTCGTTCTTTGGGTTAACATACGTTAGCAAGAACTCCTTAAATTTCTTGGCAATGAATCGGCGCACTTCATCTCTAGTAACCCACTCTCTTAGAGTTCCTTGGACACGGTACATCTCAAActctccatcatcatcatcttcatcctaCAGTAGATACGGTTAAAATGGATGGACATAATACAAATCAGAGGATATCACATTACAAGTCACCAGTGGCACAAGGAAAATGTAAGTTTTGAGCTAAAGATAATCAAACACCTCGTATGGCTCATCATCTGTTTGATCGGTGATTGGAACATCGTCTCTAGAATGTCCCCGCTGCGATCTTCCTGGGGAACTCTGCATTCCATCAGCATCATCATAGCTTCTTGGTCCTCTTGGTGGTCTGAAATCAGCCCTAGACCTTTTTGGAGGCCTGTAGTTACCATCCTCGTCTGTATCTGTGATCAAACACCTCagaaactcaattttttttttctctttttataggtAAGTCAAATTTAGAAGGGATTGAACCCGACGTGATTTTTCAGAAACTCAGTTTTAACAGAACTTCTACCCCAACAACAATTGTATATCCATTAACTATAGCAATAGCAAGTACAGATTCAAAGAAACTTGATCAATGATAAATTCAACCATCAATTattttcaagaagaaaaaaattataaaaccttgaattttagaaaaatcaatatttatttaCCAGGATGCTGCATTGATGCAGGATTACACCCTGCAAGTTAGGAGAAAACCATTCTGACTGGGTGGGTCTACAGGCAAATACTACGTTTTTCCCCTAGAAGAAAGCACTGTAGCACCTTATAACAAACAGATTCTCCACTCACCCTAATGTTTTCTCCTAGTGCAACCTGCAATATTAATTGATTGATCCATGTTCCATGAGAACAAAAATTTAATGCCCTTATCATTGCCTCTACTTTTTTGCCAACAAGGAAGACAGTTGATTGAAAGAGTGAGCAGAGGAAAATTGCCACATAAGTTCCAAAACAATCAAATTGGGCAAAGAGCAACATTTTCTGCTCTACCAAACGAATCTCAAGCACAGTTACGTTTTCACTGTGAAGCCCTCCGACTTCAGTATCTTGTAGTTACATGGAT is a window from the Macadamia integrifolia cultivar HAES 741 chromosome 5, SCU_Mint_v3, whole genome shotgun sequence genome containing:
- the LOC122080377 gene encoding DNA replication licensing factor MCM2 gives rise to the protein MADSENPSTPGSPTSAGFSTDRLPPNTSRTSETYSDDDEAAVDPEVIRDEPEDGDGEEDEGEDLFENYMEDYRPMEELDQYESLGLDDSMEDERDLDQIMEDRRAAEIELDAKDGRKSNRKLPQLLHDQDTDEDGNYRPPKRSRADFRPPRGPRSYDDADGMQSSPGRSQRGHSRDDVPITDQTDDEPYEDEDDDDGEFEMYRVQGTLREWVTRDEVRRFIAKKFKEFLLTYVNPKNEQGDFEYVRLINEMVLADGCSLEIDYKQFIYIHPNIAIWLADAPQSVLEVMEEVAKNVVFDLHPNYKNIHQKIYVRITNLPVYDQIRNIRQIHLNTMIRIGGVVTRRTGVFPQLQQVKYDCNKCGAVLGPFFQNSYSEVKVGSCPECQSKGPFTVNIEQTIYRNYQKLTLQESPGIVPAGRLPRYKEVILLNDLIDCARPGEEIEVTGIYTNNFDLSLNTKNGFPVFATVVEANYVTKKQDLFSAYKLTQEDKEEIEKLAKDPRIGERIVKSIAPSIYGHEDIKTAIALAMFGGQEKNVEGKHRLRGDINVLLLGDPGTAKSQFLKYVEKTGQRAVYTTGKGASAVGLTAAVHKDPVTREWTLEGGALVLADRGICLIDEFDKMNDQDRVSIHEAMEQQSISISKAGIVTSLQARCSVIAAANPIGGRYDSSKTLSQNVELTDPIISRFDILCVVKDVVDPVIDEMLAKFVVDSHFKSQPKGANMDDNVSNSMEDPPVSVRPVDPEILSQDMLKKYITYAKLHVFPRLHDADLDKLMHVYAELRRESSHGQGVPIAVRHIESMIRMSEAHARMHLRQHVTQEDVDMAIRVLLDSFISTQKFGVQKALQKSFRKYMTFKREYNDFLLYLLRGLVKDALYFEELVSGSTAGLNQVEVKVEELQNKAQDYEIYDLKPFFSSTQFSRANFELDEGRKIIKHHLAR